Proteins found in one Megalobrama amblycephala isolate DHTTF-2021 linkage group LG5, ASM1881202v1, whole genome shotgun sequence genomic segment:
- the kcnk13a gene encoding LOW QUALITY PROTEIN: potassium channel subfamily K member 13a (The sequence of the model RefSeq protein was modified relative to this genomic sequence to represent the inferred CDS: deleted 1 base in 1 codon) — MACRGACCCGHVNEDNARFIMLLLLIILYLLCGAAVFSALEHPKEKQAKERWAQRFELFSQKYNLNKSDLEKFLRHYEEANMAGIRVDTLRPRWDFTGAFYFVGTVVSTIGFGMTTPATVGGKIFLIFYGLIGCAATILFFNLFLERIITVLAFVLKSCHEVQRRRKGVLPHDSRQDSSNARINREDSLSGWKPSVYCVMLILCLAAIIISCCASAMYSSIEGWGYLDSLYFCFVAFSTIGFGDMVSSQRANYENQTIYRIVNFFFILMGVCCIYSLFNVISIVIKQVLNWLLKKLKLPCRNCPGRPLRPRRNAVMPGHLRTRVRNISIDTDAVNDSETDGRRMSGEMISMRDFLAANKVNLAIMQKQLSETANGHPRPGGSTNRHNGFSGGVGALGIMNNRLAETSADR, encoded by the exons ATGGCATGTAGAGGCGCGTGCTGTTGTGGTCATGTTAATGAAGATAATGCCAGGTTCATAATGTTACTGCTCCTCATCATCCTCTATCTCTTGTGCGGAGCCGCGGTGTTTTCAGCCCTGGAGCATCCCAAGGAGAAACAGGCGAAGGAAAGGTGGGCACAGAGGTTTGAGCTTTTCAGCCAAAAGTACAATCTCAACAAAAGTGATCTGGAGAAGTTCTTGAGACATTATGAAGAGGCGAACATGGCAGGAATACGGGTGGACACGCTCAGACCACGCTGGGATTTTACTGGAGCCTTTTATTTTGTCGGTACTGTCGTTTCCACCATCG GGTTTGGAATGACCACACCTGCCACAGTT GGTGGCAAAATCTTCCTGATCTTTTATGGCCTCATTGGCTGTGCAGCcaccattttatttttcaatctGTTCTTGGAAAGAATAATAACCGTGTTGGCTTTTGTGCTCAAGTCCTGCCATGAAGTCCAACGGCGACGCAAAGGAGTTTTACCTCACGACAGCAGACAAGACTCGAGCAATGCGAGGATAAATCGCGAAGACAGTCTTTCAGGATGGAAGCCCTCGGTGTATTGTGTGATGTTGATTCTTTGCTTGGCAGCAATAATCATTTCTTGTTGTGCTTCGGCCATGTACTCCTCAATCGAGGGATGGGGATACTTGGATTCACTGTACTTCTGCTTTGTAGCATTCAGCACTATTGGTTTCGGGGATATGGTCAGCAGCCAGCGGGCCAATTACGAGAACCAGACCATCTACAGAATCGTcaattttttcttcattttaatgGGCGTTTGCTGCATTTACTCGCTATTCAATGTCATTTCCATTGTTATCAAACAGGTGCTCAACTGGCTCCTGAAAAAGCTTAAGTTACCATGCCGTAACTGTCCCGGGAGGCCTCTCCGGCCCCGTAGGAATGCAGTCATGCCGGGCCATCTCCGAACACGTGTTCGTAACATATCCATAGACACGGATGCAGTGAATGATAGCGAGACGGATGGACGCAGGATGTCTGGAGAGATGATCTCCATGAGAGACTTCCTGGCTGCTAATAAGGTCAACTTGGCGATCATGCAGAAACAATTGTCTGAGACTGCCAACGGTCATCCCCGGCCAGGCGGGTCAACAAACAGGCACAACGGATTCTCTGGTGGCGTCGGAGCCTTGGGCATAATGAATAATAGGCTTGCAGAAACCAGTGCGGACAGATAA